Sequence from the Methanosarcina siciliae T4/M genome:
CGATATTTATAGAACCAGATTATCCGAAGAAGGGTTAAAGGAGATCTCAAAGCGGTTATTGGTAATTAATGACTTTGATGATTACCAGTATGTGTTGCAGCAGTTTAAAGGCTGTAATAAAGCACGATACAAAGGAAATGAGATTCATAAAAATGCTTATAGTTTTGGAACAAAGCTTATGCACTTTTATAATCCCGAGGAAAACCCGATTTTAGATTCGGTTGTGAGAGATAACTTGAACTTGGGAGAAATAAATTTAGAATTGTGTTTTGAATTCAAAAAAGCAACATGCTGTTTTCTAAAGAAGCATCACAAATATTTAGATGAATTTAACACTTCAACGCATGTTTTGCAGGAATTAGAAAGGAGATATATGACAAGAAATTTTCCAATAATGGAAATTCTTGATATGGCTCTGTATTAACCTTATACTCAAATCTGTGAAAACCAAGGGTCTTTGACTATTTTTTCAATTCTTTTCTTAACAAATGTATTCGGGGAAGATTTAAGCAGATCGCCGGTAGGAAAAATATATTTTAAATTGATTTGGTTATGAGGGGAAGATATTCATTTCGTATCCGGCGGTCCAGTTTTTGACAGCTTTTCTTGATAATAATCAAATGAAAAAACGTCACTTGAATCAGAAATTTCCCCACGGAGAAAAAAGAATCGATTAATCTAAAGAAGCCCGGCTAAGTGCCCCTTATAAAGCTGCAAAAATCACGGGTTTTTCAATTTCACTTTTCTTAACTTTATCTCAACAAACGTGTTCGGGGTAGATTTAAGCAGACCGCCGGTAGGAAAAATATATTTAAAGTGACTTAAAAAGGGCTTGAAGTAAAAATAAAATTATACAACTTCAGAACTGGTAGAAGGTTTTTCAGCAATAGCCACGTACTCGGCAAAGGATTCTGATTCAGGAATAGGCAAATTGTCCTCAAGAAGTCCCTGTACATGCATTTCAATGGCTTCATAGATATTTTTCTCTGTCTCTTCTCGGGTGGAACCGGTAGCTACACAGCCCGGAAGGTCAGGAGAATATGCTGAATAATTGTTATTTGCTTTTTCGATTACAACGAGGAAACGGTGCATGATTTAGTCCTCTATTTTTAATTGAGCTTGTTTTAATATGCTGTTCAATGTTCCTGGAGCAAGATCATCTCCACTATGACCTGCAATTGTTACCCTACCTGGTTTAGCAGGATGTTTGTATTGCCGGTGGCTACCTTTTGTTGCAACCAGATACCAGCCATCGGCTTCAAGAAGTTTTATGACCTCACGTACTTTCATTTCAATCTGTCTTCATGGCTATTTAAATGTAATTCGAAAACTTGCAGAATCCGGGTAGGTGGAGTCCGTTTCTTAATCTGATGACAATCCATTCATCAATAACTTCTTCCAGATTTCTGCGGCATTCTTCCAGGGTCTTGCCTGTAGCCCATACACCCTCAAGTTCGGAAACTTCCCCATAATAGGGTTCTTCGTTATCGATTATTTCATATTGTGCCCTTTCAAGAGCTGCGTGGATGTACTGGATAAGCATGATTACACCTTTCCGAATGTGGTATATTTAGTTTTATGCTGTTTAAATCTTATATAGATTCTGTGGATCGGATGATTAAGTTTTGGTTTACTGTTGCTGACCGGTGAAGAAAATGCCTCTATCTGATCATGATGATTTTTTCTTGATCTTAATTCACCAGAAAAATGTCGCTTTAATCAGAAAACTCCCACAAGAGGAAAAAAATCGATTAATCTAAAGAAGCCCGGCAAAATGCCCCTTATAAAGTTGCAAAAACACGGGTTTTTCGATATCACTTTTCTTAACATTATCTTTACAAACGTATTCGGGGTAGATTTAAGCATACCGCCGGCAGAAAAAATATATTTTAACTGAATTGAAGGAACAAAAAAAGAAATCCCCTTTCTTGTTTGATATCCCTAAATTATAAGCCTAAAATCCACTTTCCTTTAAATAATCTTCATTATAATGACGATTTTAGCTCATAATATCGTCATTGTAATGAAAGATATAAATACTCTACACACAAATATTCCCTTATGAAGCAGCTCATGAAAATGTGGAACCCCTGGTGGACAGAAAGAAAAGTTCCTGCTTCCAAAAAGAGGATATCACGCCCCGAGACCCTTGAAACAATCCTGAAGCTTCTGGATATCAAGGAGGTTATCTGCATTACCGGGGTCAGGCGATGTGGGAAGTCAACTGTGATGTATCAGGCAATAGACCATCTGATAGGAAAAGGAGTGGAACCTGAAAATATCCTTTACTTCAACCTCGATGAACCTTTTGAAGACAAAAATATAGGACTGCTCGACAGAATATTTGGGGAATACATAGAGCTTCATGTGCCAAAAGGAAGAAAGTATATCTTCTTTGATGAAATCCAGAATATAAAGGATTGGGAACAGTGGATCAAAAAGTTCTATGATCTTTATGGGGAGGAGATCAAGTTTGTGCTTACGGGTTCGAACAGCAGCATGCTTTCCGACCAGCTTTCCACCCTTTTGACCGGGAGGATGATCACGCAGCATGTGTTTCCTCTTTCATTTAAAGAATATCTGGATTTTAAGGATTTTGAATTAAAAGATCCCGACATTCAGAGAAACGAAGTTCTGCACTATTTCAACAAATATCTCTTCAAAGGAGGTTTTCCCGAAGTTGTCCTTGAAGAGGATATGGATATAAACCACCTCCGGCTAACCGAATACTTCAACAGCATCCTCCTTCGGGATATAGTGGTGGGCCGGAATATCCGGGAAAGTGCAAAACTTATCGAACTTGCGAATTATTCCTTATCAAACGTTTCTACCCTCCTGAGCTATTCAAAAATTTCAAACGCAACAGGGCTCTCAGTCAACAGCTTGAAAGAATACCTGCTTTATCTGGAACAGGCCTATCTGATATATCAGTTAAACTTCTTTTCATACTCAGTTAAAGATTCGATCTCAATCAAAATGCCCAAAAAGATCTACTGCATCGACAACGGACTTCGAAATTCCGCAGCATTCACCTTTTCTGCCGATGAAGGAAGGCTGGCAGAGAACCTAGCATTTGTAGAGTTGAAGCGGAGAAAAGTAGAATTCTTTTACTGGAAAGAAAAAAGAGAAGTGGATTTTGTGATAAAAGGTATAGATGGAGCGCTCACAGGTATAAACTGCACCTATACGGATCACATAAGACAGGGAGAAGTCAATGCTCTTCTGGGATTCAAGGAACATTTTGGGGAGAAAGTTTCCAGGTTAATCTTGCTTACGAAGAATCTCGAAAAAGAGGGAAATGGTATTAGCTATGTTCCTCTCTGGAAATGGGTTCTTGGAACCAGATGATTGAAATGGCTTAAATTCTTGCTGAGGCTATTAGTTCGGGAAATGATCTTAAGTTACCTGGAAAGGATAAGGAAGAATTTTTACCTCGTGTAAGTGATCCATTTTCTGACGATTTCCTTAATGCATAATTCCCCTGAAAAGACGGTGCTTGAATTCGAAAAACTCCCCCACAGGAAAAAGGATCGCTTAATCTAAAGAAGCCCGGCTAAGTGCCCTTTATAAAGTTGTAAAAATACGGGTTTTTCGATTTCGCTTTTCTTAACATTATCTCAACAAACGTATTCGGGGCAGATTAAGCAGACCGCCGGCCGGAAAAAGATATTTCAATTGAATTGGATACCGGGGAAGATTTTCATCTTGAGCTGATCCCAAAACTCAAAAACTACTTCTTTGAATCTTGTTTTGAAAGGAACAATCGAATTACCGATCAGGAAAACAGTCATGGGCACCTCCCAATATGGGATTAAAGATGGCTTTTGGGATAGGCTCCTTGTATTCGGCGGTCCAATTTCTGCCTGTTTTTTATCGTAAGCAGTGTTTTTATGCAATAAAAAATAATCAAAAATATGGACTTCACAGGGACATGGCACATTTATGAAATGGAATTATGGGATGAAGACTATTTCAATATGGACGTTCAGGCTTTCATTACGATAGAGCCAGACAACATGGGACATTTTCAATTTGGTTTAGTTTATGGTTATATTGACGGAAGGATCGTTGAATATGCTGATGGCAAAAGATTTGAATTTACCTGGGACGGAAATGACGAATGTGACCATGTTTTTGGTAGCGGTTGGGTAAAGATTAAGCAAAAAGACATACTGGAAGGCGAGTTTAGATTTCATCTCGGAGACAGTTCTACCTTTTTAGCAAGGAGAGCAAAGTAATAAACTGAAGTTTTTCAATTCACTTTCCTTAACATTATCTCAACAAACGTATTCGGGGAAGATTTTCGCAGACCGCCGGCAGGAAAAATATATTTTAAATGAATTGAGTGAAAAAAGAAACTGTAATATCGGATAGCTTACAAATTTGCCGATACCGATATATATCAGAGAGAACATATCGGATATGTTAAATTATGGTTAATACCGATACTTCCCTGATTCAAGAAGAACTTCTTGCACGAATAGATGAAAAAATGAAGCAGCTAAACTCCATGCGGCCCATTCCGGCAGATGCTTTAAGCAGGCTCCATGAAGAGATGAGGTTAGTGCACACCTACCACTCGAACGCGATAGAAGGGAATACGCTAACACTCCAGGAAACAAAACTTGTCCTGGAAGAAGGGCTGACTATTGGCGGAAAATCGCTACGGGAACATCTCGAGGCGACCAACAACGCAAAAGCTTTTGACCGGATGGAAGAGTTAGCAAAGAAAAAACGTGCAATAGACAACATTGCAATTCAGGAAATCCATGAAATTGTAACCAGAAGTATACTTGAAGATGCAGGCAGATACCGCACCAGAAATGTGAGGATAGCCGGTGCAGTAAAGGCTCCGCCCGATTGGTCGAAGATAGTAAAATTGATGGACGAACTTATCGAAAAGGTAGCAGAAAGCAAAGTTCATCCCATTGAAACGGCTTCTTTCCTGCATCACAGGTTTGTTGAAATTCACCCATTCAGCGATGGAAACGAACGGGTAGCTCGGCTTCTCACAAACCTGTATTTGATCTCAAGGGATTGTCCTCCTGTCGTTCTCAAAAAAGAGGACAGGGAAAAATATTACAAATTCCTTAGAGCCGCAGATGCTGGAAACCTGGGACCGTTTGCCAATTTCATTGCAAAAGCTGTAGATGAAAACCTGACCCTTTATCTCTCCATATCAGGAGGAAAGGATGAACTGATGCCTCTGAAAGAACTTGCCACGGAAACCCCTTATTCTCAGGAATACCTCAGCCTGCGGGCCAGACAGGGGCTTCTGGATGCTGTAAAAATAGGAAAAACATGGCACAGTTCAAAACGTGCTGTTGAACAGTATTTATCCGAGCACGGGAAAAAAGATGTTTGATTTCCGTGTTCTTAACAAATCTATAGGAAGAGATTCAGGCAGACTACAGGCAGGAAAAATATATTTCAAACGAATTGAAGTACAAGATAAGAAATCTCCTTTTTTGTTCAGTGTCCCGATATTATAATCCTAAAATCCACTTCCATTTAAATAATCGTCATTATAATGATGATTTTTACGTTAAATATCGTCAGTGTAATGACGGAGATATAAGAAAATATATTCAAACGGAACGAAATAGAAGTTTGATGAGAAATAAAACTTAAACAAATTCGGAATCTATAGAGGGTTTTTCAGCAATAGCCACATATTCTGCAAAAGATTCTGATTCTGGAATAAGTAAATTATCCTCCAGAAGTCCCTGCACGTGCATTTCAATGGCTTCATAGATGTTTTTCTTTACTTCCTCTCGGGTAGAACCGGTGGCTACACAGCCCGGAAGGTCAGGTGAATATGCTGAATAGTATTTATTCGCTTTTTCGAATATAACGAGAAAACGGTACATGATTAGCTCTCCAACCGGATAAGGCCATTTCTTAACCTGAAATTGATCCATTCATCTATAACTTCTTCCAGGTTTTTCCGGCACTCTTCAAGGGTCTTGCCTGTAGCCCATACGCCCTCAAGTTCGGAAACTTCTCCGTAATATGGTTCAATGTTATCGATTATTTCGTATTTTGCCTTTTCAAGGGCTGTTTGAGTAAATTTGATGAGCGTGATGACACCTGTCCAGTTTTGTTTAGTTTTATGCCTTCTGAATCTTATTATAGATTCTGTGAGTTATTCAAATGTTGTAACAGCAATTTATCTGATTCGTTGGAAGAAAGAACTGAAACAGTTTTGGTTATTGTTACACGAACTGTTCCCAGTACCTCGATGCTGTGACATAGCTTTCCCAGAGAATGAAATCATCCCATTCTTCAAAATCTTCTTTCCCTCCCCTTAAATGGATTCTTTTTTCAAAATCAGAAAAGTTCATTCCATACTTCTGTTTCATTCCAGCTATCTTTTTGCCGTAGTAATCTATTTTTTGTTCAGCCTGGTCGTGCACAAGCCGCTTTGGGTCTCCCAATAGTTACCACCTAATTGCCATTTTGGCACTTAAATTTTAAATGCATTTGTATACCGGTACACCGCTTTTTCAAGCTTTTATTAGCAATCTCGAACCTGATTAAACAACCACATCAACAACCCTGCAGGAGGGTTTTTCCAGATAGGCTTGCAGTTCGTCTTCTGCGAGAGATTCCAGGCAGGCCTGAATTGCTTCTTTAATATTCTCAATAGCTTCCTCTACAGTATCTCCCTGCGAAAAACAGCCAGGCAAACCGGGAAAGCTGGCAATAAACCCTCCGACTTCTTCGTCTTCCTCAAGGATAATTTTGAACCGCATAAAACCGATTATAAGGCTTTTTGCTTAAATTTGTATGGGTGGAAGGATTTGACGTTGGATATATTCCATGAAAATATAACACTTGAAAACTGCCTTCTTTAGTAATTATAAATACTACAACCGCAGAATACTATAACATATCAAAAGGGACCGGATAGAGCCTGAAAAAATGCAGGAAAACCGAAAAGACACTGAAATCTATATCCTGAAACTTCATGAAATGATCCCGGAGCTTAAAGAAAAATACCACATTAGCTACCTGGGAGTTTTTGGGTCCTATATAAGGGGAGAACAGAAACCCGGAAGCGACTTGGATATACTCGTTGAGCTTTCCAGAACCCCTACTATTTTTGAATTTGTCAACCTTGAAAACTACCTTTCGGATGCCTGGGTGTTAAAGTAGACCTGGTTATGAAAGATGCGTTGAAGCCAAACATAAGTAAACACATCCTGAGTGAAGTTGAAGCTATCTGAAGTACGTGAAAAATACCCCTCAGTACCCTGGAAAGATCTCGCGGGTATACGGAACAAATTGATTCACGCTTATTTCGGAGTAAATCTGAAGGTAGTCTGGTTATTTGTTAAAGAAGGCATTCCAGAAGCAAAACCGGATATCAAACGCATACTGGATGAAATGTAAATCAGAAAAACTCTCCCTAGAGGGAAAGAATCGATTAATCTAAAGAAGCTCTGCAAAGTACCCCTCAAGTCAGAGAAAACAATTCACCCTTTGTCCAGAGTTCATCAAATTTTGCCTTGAATCTCTTTGCATATGATTCGTCATATATTCTTGTCATACCGAGGTTTCTACTCATATTGAACTGGTCTTCAATATCAAGCACGGTTATCTTAGAATCAGTGATTGTAAAATTGTATTCGGTTTCTAAAATTCTTACTTCCATCAGGTCCTTAATATAGCGTTTGAATGACAGATCTTCTATTGAATCAATAAGCTCTTTTAATGATGGCAGTAATTGTGATCCCGGATCTAAAATTTTAACTTTTATGCCACGCTGTACTAAACTCAAATAAGCTTTGCTAAAAGTGGATATTGAGGCATCATATAGCTCTGATCTTCCAGGCCTGTACTTAATATGGATTACAACACATATTTCATGCTCGATTTTCTCAAAAAATGAATCCACCATTTCATTTAGTTCATTATTACGAAACCTGTCAGGCCAGAAGACAGTTTCAACATTTTGTGGTAAATTGTCGTTGCAGAGTTCCCTTTCGATTTCATCGAATATTTCTTTGAGCATTTTGAGCTCATTGAGGGTTTCTTCCTCTTTTCTTTTGTACATGAGTTTAAATGCGTATTTAGGATCGACCGCCCGGTATCTCTGGGGTCGTGACGGCTGGATTTCGACAAGCTCATAATTTTTGAGGGCTTTGAGAACCTCATAGATCTTTCCTATAGGGACTTTCGATGAATGGGATAATTTGCTTGCTTCCATAGAATCCTGCTTCAGGAGGGTCAGGTAAACTGAACTCTCATATCTGTTCAATCCAATTTTTGCAAGTAATTTTTCATCCATTATTTCACTACTTTTCGGTTTATCGTAGAGTAAAACGATTATCTTTCCTAACGGTATTAAGACTACTGTTCTGCCATATGAAAGGTTCTAGCATATGAAAGTGAAGTTGTTAAGTTAAAAGCTATACTGACTGAGTACCTTAGTTCAAATAAAAGAACGATATGTGACAAAGGTTGCCTCGAAATATATAGAAGAATAACAAGTAACAAACTCCAATAATAAGTAACAAGCTCCATGAAATAATATGGGATGGATTAACTAAAAGTGATCAAGATGATGTTTACAAAAAGTAACAAATATGATTTTGATTTTGTTAAAGAAAACATGATGGGACCAAACGCAATAAAGATTCTTGAGGAAGTGTCCGAATCTTTGAAGCTTGAAAAAGGCATGAGAATACTTGATCTTGGATGTGGGAGAGGGTTGACCTCAATATTCCTGGCAAAAGAATATGATGTTACGGTTTTTGCAACTGATCTCTGGATAAGTGCAACAGATAACTATGAGAGAATTAAGTCAATGGGATTGGAAGATAAAATAATACCAATACACGCAGAAGCTCATGATCTACCGTTTGCAAATGAGTTTTTTGACGCTGCTATCAGTATAGATGCCTATCACTATTTCGGGGTTGAAAAAGATTATTTGACCAAGTATTTTGCTCCACTCGTAAAAAAAGGAGGGCAAATAGCAGTTGCAGTTCCGGGCTTGAAGCAGGAATTTACAAATGGAGTTCCAGTAGAATTGGTGCCATACTGGTTTGATGATATGACTTTAACTCTACACTCATGTGATTGGTGGTATAATTTATGGAAAAACTCTGATTTGGTAAGTATTAAAGAATTCAAAGAATTATATTGCTTAAAAGAATCCTGGCAGGATTGGCTTTTGTGTGATAACGACTATGCTCGTAGGGATATAGGAATGATGGAAGCTGAAGGTGGAAATTACTTTAATCTGATTTCAATCATAGCTACAAAGTTATGATTCAAAATCTGTTAAGGAGCTCACGACCTGGCCTACAAAATTCCGTTCATTAACTTCCTTAGATTAACATGGGATCTTAGGGATGTGATTTTTGGGGGGAACAAGGTTCTATGGATTCCATAGAACATCATCGATTTCATTGAAGGAAATAAGTTCATATTTATAATTTCAACACAATATTAGTTTCAGGATAGATGCTACTTAAAAATTTCAAGTAAAGCAGAAGAACATGGTGATATTTTTAAAAACAAACATGAAATTATCCGAATTACAGGCGAAAAGAAACGAAAGTACTTTTCAAGTCACATTATTTCAAGTCACATTACTTTCATTCTAAACAGATAAAGGAAAAAATGAGCGGATTAGAAACTGCTACTTTCTCAATGTACGTTGCCGTGTTTTCGATTTCTCAATCATCCATGCAGGTGTGTTTGAGCGAGTTTTAAGCAGACCGCCGGCAGGAAAAATATAATTTAACTGAATTGCTTTGAGCCTAAATTTGACATATTTCGGGAACTAAAACAGTGCAAAGTTACATGAAACACCTTGCTGAGATGAAATCTCATTTGAAAAAATGAAAATTCATAACTAACATAGAAATCCATATAAAATTTTAAATTGTATCTACAATTTTGATAGTATCCACTAATTCCCTGGGAATAATCTCCTTGATTTTAAGCCAAAATGAGTTTGATATGTAGCATTAATATCAAAAATTTTAGTACTAATTATGTGAAATTTCACTCATTCTTGTTACAATCAAGCTATTATCAGGCGCCTCAAAATTAACCGAACCTGCCGATAAGGGCACTTATGCTTTCGCTTGTAACAAGACCTATTATGCGGTGCTCGGAATCAATGACCGGGAGTGAGGAAATCGAGTAATCCTCCATTATTGAGGACGCCTTCTCGATCCTTTCGTCTTCGTATACGTACCTGACATCCCGGGTGATAATTTCGTCCAGCTCATTGATTTTGCAGGCTACTGCTTTTGTGATGTCCCAGGAGGTGACGATACCTTCGATTTTTCCGGTTTCCGAAATGACCGGAAGGTGGCTTACGCGCTCTTTTACCATCAGCTTTGAGGCGTGTTCGATGGTTTCATTTCTCGAGACCGTGTAGAAGTTACGGTTCATGACATCGCTGACAAGGACTTCGGAGAGGAAACCCCTTATCAGATAGCTAAGCTGTCCCTCTTCAAGCAGGAAGGCGTCATGTCCGTACTGGGACCTGATTTCTTCATACCTGGCATCAATTCCATTTGCATTAAGGGCTGAAACGATTTCCTGCGACTGGTAAGGAGGGTAGAGCCAGTCCGAAGAGATGGAAATTACAAGGTATTTTGCAGTAACTCCGGAAAAGCCCTCTATAAGGGAGCCGTTTCTTGCAAGGTCAAAGTAGTCCACAGCTTTTGTAATGTACAGATAGGAATTGGCATCAAAACGCTTTGTGAAATTATCTCCCTTGTAGTTAAGGTAGCTCTCAACCTGGAAGTTTGGGGTAAAATCGTGAGAGAATTCAGGAGCGATCTCAGAGGATATTTCAGAGGATATTTCAGAGGATATTTCAGAGGATATTTCGGACAAATTTTTGCCTTCCGTGCCCGTTATGCCTTTTGTGCATGCTTTTGTACCTGATTTCTCTTTATCCTGCTGGAGCCTTCCGAACTTTTTCTGCATGGAGGCGTCGCTCAGGTAGGTAATATGTCCTATCATACGGGCAAGGGCGAGCCCCTGGGAAGGTATCTCTTTTCCGTAATAGTCTCCCCCATTCCATTTAGGGTCATCGGTTATGGCTTTCCTGCCTATTGCTCCGAATGCGATTTGCTGCGGGGTTGTGGAGGCTGTAGTCGCGATTGCAATTGCTTTTTTTACCATTTCGGGGTAACTGACCGTCCACTGGAGTACCTGCATTCCTCCCATGGAACCGCCTGCAACCGCAAAAAGCTGTTTTACCCCGAGGTGCTCGACCAGTTTTTTCTGGACCTTTACCATGTCTTTGACCGTAATTACGGGAAAGGAGATGCCGTAGTGTTTTCCGGTTTCAGGGTCTATTGAAGAAGGGCCTGTTGAGCCTTTACAGCCTCCCAGGATGTTTGAGCAGATGATGCAGTATTTTTCAGTGTCAAACGCCTTATTGGGGCCGATTACGATCTCCCACCAGCCCGGTTTTTTCTCGCCTTCATGAAACCCGGCAGCATGGGCGTCTCCAGTAAGGGCGTGGCAGATCAGGATAACGTTGCTTTTATCGGCGTTCATCTTTCCGTAAATTTCGTACTCTATCCTGGCGTCGGAAAGGGTTTTTCCGCTCTCGAGCACAAAGGTTCCGGGGATTTCATAGTTCATCGAGCGGACTGGCCCGATGCTCTGGCCTTTTTTTTCCGAAAACAGATTTTTGGAAGAATTCCCTGAAAAGTTTACGGAAGAAACCACCATGCTATCTCATACCTCTGAAAGTGCCTGTTCTATGTCTAAAATCAGGTCTTTTTCGTCTTCGATCCCTATGGAAAGCCTGATAAAGTCCTCGGTCACTCCGCATGCTTTCTGTTCTTCTGCCGAAAGCTGTTCATGGGTTGTCGAGGCGGGATGGATTACGAGGCTTTTTGCATCCCCTATGTTTGCAAGGTGGGAGAAGAGCTCAAGGCTTTCAATAAACTTCTTTGCAACCTCTGTCCCGCCTTTGATCCCGAACCCGATTATTGCCCCGTAGCCGGATTTCAGGTACTTCTTTGCAAGCTCATGGCTCCTGTGGGACTCAAGGCCCGGATAGGAGACCCAGGAAACTTTCGGGTGGGCCTGCAGGAATCTGGCAACTGCAAGGGCGTTGTCACAGTGCTTTTTCATTCTCAGGGGAAGAGTCTCAAGTCCCAGCGTGAACAGGAATGCGTTAAATGGAGAAAGGCAGGCTCCTACATCCCTCATGAACTGAACCCTTGCTTTTACAATAAAAGCAGCTTTTCCGAAGGCTTCCTTATATTTCAGCTCGTGGTATCCGGGATCGGGGTCGCAGATTTCCGGGAATTTCTCAGGACCCCAGTCAAAATTTCCGGAGTCGATGATCACCCCTCCGATCGAAGTCCCATGCCCTCCTATATATTTCGTTGCAGAGTGCACCACGATGTCTGCGCCGTGCTCGATAGGCCTCAAGATCACAGGGGCTACCGTATTGTCCACAACAAGGGGTATTCCTGCCGAATGAGCGATTTCTGCAAGTTTTTCAAAATCGGGAACATCGAGTTTGGGATTTCCGATTGATTCCACGTAGAGGGCCTTTGTTTTATCTGTGATTGCCTTTTCGAACTCTTCGGGGATTCCCGAGTCTACGAATTTTACGGTCCTCCCGAGTTTGGGAAACGTGTAATTGAAAAGCTCGTAAGTCCCCCCATAGATCTTATCACCTGAAACTATTTCGTCCCCGGGACCTGTAAAGGTAAGCAGGGCTGTTGTGATTGCAGCCATTCCTGAAGAGGTCGCAAGGGCTCCTATGCCACCTTCAAGGGCAGCGATTCTTTTCTCAAAGACATCGGTTGTGGGGTTCATAAGGCGCGTATAAATATTGCCTTCTTTCCTGAGCCCGAAAAGATCGGCTGCATGTTCAGTGTCGTCGAATACATAAGCTGCAGTCTGATAAATCGGAACCGACCTTGCTCCTGTGGCGGGGTCCGGTTTTGCTCCGGCATGTACCGCGAGGGTTGAGATGCCGGGATTTTCCAGGGTTCTTTTCCTTAACCCTTTTTCCCCAATTTGTTTTTCATTGCTGTTATCCATTCTATCTTACCTCAAGACCGTATTTTTCAAGTCAGAAGTGAGAATTGAACTCACGTAATTCCGGGTTGCAGCCGGAAGCATAGCCACTCTGCCATTCTGACGTTTCGCTTCCCCTATACATTCACAATTGTGAACTCCAATCACAATTGTGATCTTTCTATTTATAGATTTCTGATAATGGGAAAAAAGATAGCAGGACTGAAAAATAAGAGAGTAAGTTCCTTTTTTCCCCAGGTATTTTTTTCCTCTCTTTTACCTTCCTCTCTTTTACCATCCTGCCTTTATTTTTTCGTTTCAACCTTTCTCTCTTTCGTTAAGTTCCGCCGACTGCAAGCATTCGGCCAAGTGCCTTTTTTGCTTTCAACCTCACATCTTCCGGGACCTGGACCTCATACTCCATATTCCGAAGGCTATTAAGGACGGACTCAAGGCTGACCTTTTTCATATTGTAGCAAACAGCCTTTTTTGATACGGGATAGAATTTTTTGTCCGGGTATTTTCGTTTAAGGTTCCGGACAATTTCCTTTTCAGTCCCGATTATAAACTCGGTGGCACCTGATTTTCCCGCTTCCTTCACAATTCCGGAGGTACTGAGGATATGGTCCGCAAAACTCAGGACTTCAGGCCTGCATTCGGGGT
This genomic interval carries:
- a CDS encoding type II toxin-antitoxin system HicB family antitoxin, which gives rise to MHRFLVVIEKANNNYSAYSPDLPGCVATGSTREETEKNIYEAIEMHVQGLLEDNLPIPESESFAEYVAIAEKPSTSSEVV
- a CDS encoding type II toxin-antitoxin system HicA family toxin, which produces MKVREVIKLLEADGWYLVATKGSHRQYKHPAKPGRVTIAGHSGDDLAPGTLNSILKQAQLKIED
- a CDS encoding type II toxin-antitoxin system HicB family antitoxin; protein product: MLIQYIHAALERAQYEIIDNEEPYYGEVSELEGVWATGKTLEECRRNLEEVIDEWIVIRLRNGLHLPGFCKFSNYI
- a CDS encoding ATP-binding protein, which translates into the protein MKQLMKMWNPWWTERKVPASKKRISRPETLETILKLLDIKEVICITGVRRCGKSTVMYQAIDHLIGKGVEPENILYFNLDEPFEDKNIGLLDRIFGEYIELHVPKGRKYIFFDEIQNIKDWEQWIKKFYDLYGEEIKFVLTGSNSSMLSDQLSTLLTGRMITQHVFPLSFKEYLDFKDFELKDPDIQRNEVLHYFNKYLFKGGFPEVVLEEDMDINHLRLTEYFNSILLRDIVVGRNIRESAKLIELANYSLSNVSTLLSYSKISNATGLSVNSLKEYLLYLEQAYLIYQLNFFSYSVKDSISIKMPKKIYCIDNGLRNSAAFTFSADEGRLAENLAFVELKRRKVEFFYWKEKREVDFVIKGIDGALTGINCTYTDHIRQGEVNALLGFKEHFGEKVSRLILLTKNLEKEGNGISYVPLWKWVLGTR
- a CDS encoding Fic family protein, with protein sequence MVNTDTSLIQEELLARIDEKMKQLNSMRPIPADALSRLHEEMRLVHTYHSNAIEGNTLTLQETKLVLEEGLTIGGKSLREHLEATNNAKAFDRMEELAKKKRAIDNIAIQEIHEIVTRSILEDAGRYRTRNVRIAGAVKAPPDWSKIVKLMDELIEKVAESKVHPIETASFLHHRFVEIHPFSDGNERVARLLTNLYLISRDCPPVVLKKEDREKYYKFLRAADAGNLGPFANFIAKAVDENLTLYLSISGGKDELMPLKELATETPYSQEYLSLRARQGLLDAVKIGKTWHSSKRAVEQYLSEHGKKDV
- a CDS encoding type II toxin-antitoxin system HicB family antitoxin — its product is MDQFQVKKWPYPVGELIMYRFLVIFEKANKYYSAYSPDLPGCVATGSTREEVKKNIYEAIEMHVQGLLEDNLLIPESESFAEYVAIAEKPSIDSEFV
- a CDS encoding type II toxin-antitoxin system HicB family antitoxin — protein: MIRFRRHKTKQNWTGVITLIKFTQTALEKAKYEIIDNIEPYYGEVSELEGVWATGKTLEECRKNLEEVIDEWINFRLRNGLIRLES
- a CDS encoding type II toxin-antitoxin system HicB family antitoxin — protein: MRFKIILEEDEEVGGFIASFPGLPGCFSQGDTVEEAIENIKEAIQACLESLAEDELQAYLEKPSCRVVDVVV
- a CDS encoding nucleotidyltransferase family protein, coding for MQENRKDTEIYILKLHEMIPELKEKYHISYLGVFGSYIRGEQKPGSDLDILVELSRTPTIFEFVNLENYLSDAWVLK
- a CDS encoding HepT-like ribonuclease domain-containing protein, which encodes MKLKLSEVREKYPSVPWKDLAGIRNKLIHAYFGVNLKVVWLFVKEGIPEAKPDIKRILDEM
- a CDS encoding TrmB family transcriptional regulator, which gives rise to MDEKLLAKIGLNRYESSVYLTLLKQDSMEASKLSHSSKVPIGKIYEVLKALKNYELVEIQPSRPQRYRAVDPKYAFKLMYKRKEEETLNELKMLKEIFDEIERELCNDNLPQNVETVFWPDRFRNNELNEMVDSFFEKIEHEICVVIHIKYRPGRSELYDASISTFSKAYLSLVQRGIKVKILDPGSQLLPSLKELIDSIEDLSFKRYIKDLMEVRILETEYNFTITDSKITVLDIEDQFNMSRNLGMTRIYDESYAKRFKAKFDELWTKGELFSLT